The genomic interval CTTCTTCCGCTTGAAGTTGTCGAAGAGCAGGCGGCGTCCGAGTCGGACCTCCTGCCGCTCTACGAATTCGAGCCGGAAGCGGAGCAGGTTCTTGATGCCCTGCTCCCGCGCTACATCGAGTCACGCATTTTCGCCGCCATGTTGCAGGCAGCAGCTTCCGAGCTCGCAGCCCGCCAGCGGGCGATGAAGTCCGCCGGTGACAATGCCACGGACCTCATCAAGAAGTACACGCGTCTGCGCAACACTGCCCGTCAGGCTGAAATTACGCAGGAGCTTTCCGAAATTGTTGCCGGTGCCGACGCCTTGAACGCGTCCTAGCCTGCACGGTCCGGTCCAGCTGTACCTGCACCAAAGAACAAACTTAAACCCCCACGCCATCTACTGAGTGAAGTGAGAGAGATGACTGCCACTGCTACCGAACACGTAGCCGCAACGTCCGGTGCCACCGGCCGTATTGCACGTGTTATTGGCCCGGTTGTCGACGTCGAATTCCCGGCTGACGCAATCCCCTCGATTTACAACGCCCTCACCACGGAGATTACCCTCAACGGTGAGACCAAGACCATCACGTTCGAGGTTGCCCTGCACCTGGGCGACAACCTCATCCGCGCCATCGCCCTGCAGGCTACCGACGGACTCGTCCGCGGCACCAACGTAGTGGACACCGGTTCTCCGATCACCGTACCCGTCGGCGACGGCGTCAAGGGCCACATCTTCAACGTCCTCGGCAAGCCGCTGGATGTTGACGAGTCCGAGATCCAGGCTGCGGACTACTGGCCGATCCACCGCAAGGCCCCGGCCTTCGCAACGCTCGAAGGCTCCACCGAGATGCTGGAAACCGGCATCAAGGTCATTGACCTTCTCACCCCGTACATCAAGGGTGGAAAGATCGGCCTCTTCGGCGGCGCCGGCGTGGGCAAGACGGTTCTGATCCAGGAAATGATCACCCGTGTGGCCCGTAACTTCGGTGGTACCTCGGTATTCGCCGGTGTTGGCGAGCGTACCCGTGAAGGTAACGACCTCTGGGTTGAAATGGAAGAGGCAGGCGTCCTCAAGGACACCGCCCTTGTATTCGGCCAGATGGATGAGCCGCCGGGAACGCGTCTGCGCGTTGCACTGTCCGCCCTGACCATGGCGGAGTACTTCCGCGATGTGCAGAACCAGGACGTGCTGCTCTTCATCGACAACATCTTCCGCTTCACCCAGGCAGGCTCCGAGGTTTCCACCCTCCTCGGCCGCATGCCGTCGGCCGTGGGCTACCAGCCCAACCTGGCTGACGAGATGGGTCTCCTCCAGGAGCGCATCACGTCCACCAAGGGCCACTCGATCACCTCGATGCAGGCCATCTACGTTCCCGCAGATGACTACACCGACCCGGCCCCGGCCACGACCTTCGCACACCTCGACGCAACCACGGAACTTTCCCGTGAAATTGCTTCCCGTGGTCTGTACCCGGCCGTTGACCCGCTGACGTCGACGTCCCGCATCCTGGACCCGCAGTACATCGGTCAGGACCACTACAACACGGCTGTCCGTGTGAAGCAGATCCTGCAGAAGAACAAGGAACTCCAGGACATCATCGCCATCCTCGGTGTTGACGAACTATCGGAAGAGGACAAGATCGTCGTGTCGCGTGCACGCCGTATCCAGCAGTTCCTCTCCCAGAACACCTACACCGCCAAGCAGTTCACCGGCGTCGAGGGCTCCACCGTGACCATCAAGGACACGGTTGAAGGCTTCACCGCTATCTGCGACGGCGAACTTGACCACGTTGCAGAGCAGGCGTTCTTCAACGTCGGCGGCCTGGACGATGTTGAGCGCCAGTGGGCCAAGATCCAGGAACAGACCAAGTAATATGGCTGAGCTTGAGGTTGAGATTGTCGCAGCGGATCACTTCGTGTGGTCCGGAGCGGCCAAGATGGTCAAGGCCCGCACCAGCGATGGTGAGATCGGAATCCTGCCCGGCCACTCGCCCCTGCTGGCGATCCTGGCCGAAGGTGAACTGGCCATCGAGCCGGTTTCCGGGAACCGTATTGCCGTGGCTGTTGACGGCGGATTCTTCTCCGTCGACAACAACCGCGTGGTGATTGTTGCTGACAACGCCCAACTGGGTGACGCGGCTACTGCTGGGATCCGCTAGCACGACCTTGATGGACGCTCCGACTCTTACGTTCATCTCCTTGGCAATCGTTTTCGGATTGCTGATTTTCGCACTGTGCCTTTCGGGGGTGCGCCGCTTCAATCTGCGGCGCGCCCTTGGCACAGTGGACGCCTCCATTTGCGTTGCTGGAAACAGCTGGCAGATGGGGGTTTGTCGTTACCAGGACAACGACCTTGAATGGTTCCGCCTGCTGTCCCTGAGCGTGCGTCCCAAACATAAGTTCAAGCGCAGCTCCCTGGAGCTGCTGGGCCGCCGCAAGCCCACCGAGGCCGAGGCCGTTAAGGTCCAGCCCGACGTCGTGATTGTCGAGCTGCGGTACGAAGGCCGGGATCTGCGGCTGGCCATGAAATTCGATGCCTACACGGGACTGTCCTCCTGGCTGGAAGCCGGGCCGGTCATCGGCGTGGGTACCTGGCGCTAGCCACGTGGACTGGATTGCTGATATCCGGTTGACCGACGGACCGGTGTACTGGGCCGCCTGGGTTCTTGGTGCCGCCGCCGCGCTGTCCCTGGTCTGGCCCCCGCGCGCCCTTGGCCGCGGCCGCTGGTTGCTCAGCGTTGCCGCCGCATCGGCCGCCGCCGCCGTCGTGGTGCTCCTGGTCCATTGGGTCCTCATCTACTGGGCCTCAACCTTTCCAGAAGAACTGCCGTTCGACGTCTTGGCCTGGGTGTTTGCGGCCGTGGCCGCCCTCCTGCTGGTGTTGCTCCGGCTCCCCACGGCGTCGTGGCGTCGCCGAGCGCTGGATGTGCTCGCCCTCCTGGCCGTGGTGCTCCTGGCCGCTGTGCAGATCAACGCGTATTTCGGCCTCAACCGGACAGTTGCGGACCTGACTGGAACGGCGCTGATCCGCATCCCGGCCCTGGAACAGGAGCTGATGCGCCGGCCGGACAGCCCTGCCACGCCCCTGGACGGATGGAAACCCGCCAATGAGATCCCTGCCGACGGCGTTGTTCGCACCGCATCCATCCCGGGAACGTCCTCGGGCCTCCAGACACGCGACTCGTACATCTACCTGCCACCGGCCTACTTTGCTTCGAACCGTCCCAGCCTTCCGGTCCTGGTTCTGGTGCCCGGCCAGCCCGGCGGCCCTGCCGACTGGTTGACCGGCGGGTCGCTTCCGGCACGCATGGACAGTTTCGCCGCCCGGCATGGGGGAGTGGCGCCTGTTGTTGTGGTGGTTGATCCCAACGGCAACCAGTCAGCGAACAATCTCTGCATGGACAGCGCCATCGCCCAGGCAGACACTTACCTCGCAGTGGACGTGCCGGCATGGATCTCGGGAACGTTGGACGTGGACTCCGACCACCGGCAATGGGCCATCGGCGGTTTCAGTTTTGGTGCCACCTGCGCTGTTCAGATGGCCACCCGCCACCCGGAGCTGTACACGGGTGTTCTCGCCTTTTCCAGCGAGAGCGAGCCTGCGCTGGCCAAGGAACGCCAGAAAACGGTTGATGCGGCCTTCCACGGCGACACCGCTGCCTTTGATGCCCAGATACCGCTGACGCTGTTGAAGGAGCGCAAATATCCTGGCAGCGTGGCGTATTTCGCGGCCGGGGCCACAGATCCGGAGTTCGTGGCAAATCTGCGGATCCTTGAGGCGGCGGCCCGCGGGGCAGGTTTCACTGTGGGCTCGGACGTGGTGGCTCACACCGGCCATTCGTGGGACGTGCTGACTCCCGGCATGGACAATGGGCTTGAGCTGCTGTCCGCACAGTGGGGGTGGGCGAAATGAGGGAAGCTGGCGAATCCCGTGCGCCGGCCCTGCTCTGGTCAACAGTCCTGCTTCCGGCTGTCCGAAGAATGTGGGGCTACCTGCGGTCCGTGCCACTGACCCTCAGTATCCTCGGGATTTTCCTGTTGGTCGGGGCGGCAACCGGCAGCTTCCTCAGCGGGCCGCCGGAGGAGCTGCTATCGCTCGCAGGCGTCAGCGCCCCGGGCCTGAAGGCCGGCAACTGGTGGTCCCTGGTGACGTCACTGTTCTTTGCCACCAACCCCCTGGCCTATCTGGTGGCGTCCCTGATGATCCTGCTGCTGCTGGGCCTGGCCGAGAAGAACCTCGGGTCCCTTCAGGCGGCAGCGTTTTTCCTCGGTGGCCAGTTTGCTGCTGTCACAGTCTTCCTGCTCCTGACCCAGTTGGCGAGGTATGCGGGAGACGGTTGGCTGGGACTGATGGCGGACTACAGCCTGATCGGGCCCTACGCTGCTGTCCTTGCGGCTTCGCTGGCCGCGAGCGGCAGGATCCCTGTCCTGTGGCGGCGGCGGTTGCGCACGGCGCTGCTCTCGGTGTCACTCCTGCTGGTCCTGTACGTGGGGCATGCCGAGACCGTCATCGGCCTGGTTGGTGCAGCGGTGGGTCTCGCGGCCAGCTGGTGGAACCAGAGCGACCACGGCCAGCTTCATCCGCCCCGCTCAAGCGGGAGGGAAACCAGGAACTTGCTGGCCCTGACGGTGGCCGTGTTCGCCGTGGGCCCCATCCTTACCGCCGTTGCCCGGACGCCCACCGGCCCGCTGGCGCTGCTCCGGGACGTGGTGCTGAATCCCATGCCCACGCTGGGCCAGCTCGAAGCAAACTGCGGAGCAACAGTCGAGGCATCCTGCCTGGAGATGGGGCGGACGGGCTTCGCCGGACCCTTTGGCCTCGCCCTGGCAGTGGTACCGGTGGTTCTGCTCCTCATCTGTGCTGACGGAATGCGCCGCGGCCGCCG from Pseudarthrobacter sp. SSS035 carries:
- the atpD gene encoding F0F1 ATP synthase subunit beta, with the protein product MTATATEHVAATSGATGRIARVIGPVVDVEFPADAIPSIYNALTTEITLNGETKTITFEVALHLGDNLIRAIALQATDGLVRGTNVVDTGSPITVPVGDGVKGHIFNVLGKPLDVDESEIQAADYWPIHRKAPAFATLEGSTEMLETGIKVIDLLTPYIKGGKIGLFGGAGVGKTVLIQEMITRVARNFGGTSVFAGVGERTREGNDLWVEMEEAGVLKDTALVFGQMDEPPGTRLRVALSALTMAEYFRDVQNQDVLLFIDNIFRFTQAGSEVSTLLGRMPSAVGYQPNLADEMGLLQERITSTKGHSITSMQAIYVPADDYTDPAPATTFAHLDATTELSREIASRGLYPAVDPLTSTSRILDPQYIGQDHYNTAVRVKQILQKNKELQDIIAILGVDELSEEDKIVVSRARRIQQFLSQNTYTAKQFTGVEGSTVTIKDTVEGFTAICDGELDHVAEQAFFNVGGLDDVERQWAKIQEQTK
- a CDS encoding F0F1 ATP synthase subunit epsilon, with protein sequence MAELEVEIVAADHFVWSGAAKMVKARTSDGEIGILPGHSPLLAILAEGELAIEPVSGNRIAVAVDGGFFSVDNNRVVIVADNAQLGDAATAGIR
- a CDS encoding DUF2550 domain-containing protein, with amino-acid sequence MDAPTLTFISLAIVFGLLIFALCLSGVRRFNLRRALGTVDASICVAGNSWQMGVCRYQDNDLEWFRLLSLSVRPKHKFKRSSLELLGRRKPTEAEAVKVQPDVVIVELRYEGRDLRLAMKFDAYTGLSSWLEAGPVIGVGTWR
- a CDS encoding alpha/beta hydrolase family protein; translation: MDWIADIRLTDGPVYWAAWVLGAAAALSLVWPPRALGRGRWLLSVAAASAAAAVVVLLVHWVLIYWASTFPEELPFDVLAWVFAAVAALLLVLLRLPTASWRRRALDVLALLAVVLLAAVQINAYFGLNRTVADLTGTALIRIPALEQELMRRPDSPATPLDGWKPANEIPADGVVRTASIPGTSSGLQTRDSYIYLPPAYFASNRPSLPVLVLVPGQPGGPADWLTGGSLPARMDSFAARHGGVAPVVVVVDPNGNQSANNLCMDSAIAQADTYLAVDVPAWISGTLDVDSDHRQWAIGGFSFGATCAVQMATRHPELYTGVLAFSSESEPALAKERQKTVDAAFHGDTAAFDAQIPLTLLKERKYPGSVAYFAAGATDPEFVANLRILEAAARGAGFTVGSDVVAHTGHSWDVLTPGMDNGLELLSAQWGWAK